The proteins below come from a single Corvus hawaiiensis isolate bCorHaw1 chromosome 20, bCorHaw1.pri.cur, whole genome shotgun sequence genomic window:
- the CRYBA1 gene encoding LOW QUALITY PROTEIN: beta-crystallin A3 (The sequence of the model RefSeq protein was modified relative to this genomic sequence to represent the inferred CDS: deleted 1 base in 1 codon), giving the protein MGEAAVPPELDTDPAAKMAQTNPLPVPMGPWKSVRSRGRENRQPQPCHPPVPERLRSSLRTAPLPRELISAGITVYDQENFQGKRMEFTSACPNIMECGFDNIRSLKVECGAWVGYEHTGFCGQQFILERGEYPRWDAWSGSNAYHIERLMSFRPVCSANHKESKITIFEKDNFIGRQWEIADDYPSLQAMGWANNEVGSMKIQCGAWVCYQYPGYRGYQYVLEFDHHGGDYKHWREWGSHAQTSQIQSIRRVQQ; this is encoded by the exons ATGGGCGAAGCAGCAGTA CCGCCTGAGCTAG aCACCGATCCAGCAGCAAAGATGGCTCAGACAAACCCTCTGCCTGTTCCCATGGGCCCGTGGAAG AGCGTTCGGAGCCGAGGCCGGGAGAACCgccagccacagccctgccacccgCCCGTCCCAGAACGGCTCCGCTCCTCTCTCCGGACGGCACCGCTGCCCCGGGAACTGATCTCCGCAGGG ATCACCGTGTACGACCAAGAAAACTTCCAGGGCAAGAGGATGGAGTTCACTTCGGCCTGTCCAAACATCATGGAATGTGGCTTCGACAACATCCGCTCCCTGAAAGTGGAATGTGGCGC CTGGGTCGGTTATGAGCACACCGgcttctgtgggcagcagtTCATCCTGGAGAGGGGAGAGTACCCGCGCTGGGACGCCTGGAGCGGCAGCAACGCCTACCACATCGAGCGCCTGATGTCCTTCCGCCCCGTCTGCTCCGCT AATCACAAGGAATCCAAGATCACCATTTTCGAGAAAGACAACTTCATCGGCCGCCAGTGGGAGATTGCTGATGACTACCCCTCGCTGCAGGCCATGGGCTGGGCCAACAACGAAGTGGGCTCCATGAAGATCCAGTGCGGCGC ctggGTGTGCTACCAGTATCCCGGGTACCGCGGCTACCAGTACGTCCTGGAGTTTGACCACCACGGTGGAGACTACAAGCACTGGAGAGAGTGGGGTTCGCACGCCCAGACCTCCCAGATCCAATCCATCAGGCGTGTCCAGCAGTAG